The window AAGTTCGGCTTCACCAACGCGCCGTTCAAGACGCACTTCTGGGCGGTGAACCTGGGGGACATCGTCGGGCACCCGAACTTCGCGAAGGGCGGGGACGTGACGATCGAGGCGCTGATCGGCGCCGGGCTGGTGCGTGATACGTCGCGCGACCTCAAGATCCTGGGCAACATCGCCGGGGACAAGCCGCTGGGCGTCAAGCTCGCGGTGACGGCGGCCCGCGTGACGGCCCCGGCCAAGAAGCGCGTGCTGGAGGCCGGCGGAACGGTGACCGAGACCGGCACGCGCCGGGATCGCGTCCGCGGCATCGACCTCACGAGCGAGGACCGCACGCCCAAGAACCTGACGAAGAAGCTGAAGCGCGGGTCGAAGGCCAAGGCCGGCGCCCCCGCGGCGGCGGGCAAGGGCGAGGAAGGCGCGGCCGACGCGAAGGCGGCGAAGGGTGAGAAGCCGGCCAAGCCCGCGAAGGGCGCGGCGGGCGGGGAAAAGAACGACTGATCGTGCGTCCGCCGCACCCTATCATCGCGTGATCGAGCGTGATCCGCCCTCGGCGAACGAGCCGGGGGCGGCTGCGTTGATGACGGATCGGGTGCAGACCGCCGGAACGGAAACCGAAAGCGACGAGCCATGCTGACGACGCTGCTGAATGTCTTCAAGGTGCAGGAACTGCGGAACAAGGTGCTGTTCACCTTGTCCATGCTGCTGGTGTTCCGCATCGGGCACTGGATCCCGTTGCCGGGGATCAACGACGAGGCGCTGGCCGAGCTGTTCAAGGGCGGGGAGTCGGACAACCCGCTGACGAAGATCGCGTCGTTCGTGTCGATCTTCTCGGGCGGGCAGCTGCAGCAGTCGACGATCTTCGGGCTGGGCATCATGCCCTACATCACGGCGAGCATCATCTTCCAGCTGCTCTCGACGGCGCTCCCGCAGCTCAAAAAGCTGCAGGAAGAGGGCCCGACGGGGCGCCAGAAGATCATGGAGTACACGCGCTACGTGACGGTGCTGCTGTGCATCGTGCAGGGCACGGGGTGGCTGACGTACATCGGGCGGTCGTCCGAGGGGCTGATCCACCCGATGTTCTTCAACAACCCGCTGTGGTGGGTGATGGCGGTCGCGACGCTGACGGCGGGCACGCTGTTCCTCATGTGGCTGGGCGAGCAGATCGACAAGCACGGCATCGGGAACGGCGCGTCGATGATCATCATGGCGGGCATCCTGAGCGGGATGCCCCAGGCGGTGCGGACGGTGGCGGCGAGCTTTGACCCCAAGGACCCGCAGGCGATCGGGTTCATGGGCCTGATCCTGCTGGCGGCGGGGTTCGTGGGGGTGGTGGCGGGCGCGGTGCTGATGACCGTGGCGCAGCGCCGGATCCCCGTGCAGCAGGCGAAGCACACGCGCGGGCGCAAGGTCTTCGGCGGGCAGAAGAGCTACCTGCCGCTGCGGATCAACCACGGCGGGGTGATGCCGATCGTGTTCGCGAGCTCGCTGATGATCTTCCCGACGGTGATCTTCGGGCAGATCAACGCGATGGCGAGCACGTCGTCGTCGGGGCTCTTCCAGGACGTCGCGCTGTTCTTCGACCGGAACTTCCACCCCGGGGGCTACCTGTACGTGCTGGTGTACATCGCGATGGTGTACTTCTTCAGCTACTTCTGGATCACGGTGCAGTTCAACCCCGAGGAGATGAGCAAGCAGCTCAAGGACCACGGCTCGTTCATCCCGGGGCTGCGCCCGGGCCCGCGCACGGCGGAGTATCTCGAGACGGTGATGGGGCGGGTGACGTTCGTGGGTGCGGCGTTCCTGTCGGTGGTGGCGGTGCTGCCGACGGTGGTGAACCAGGCGGTGGGGATCGACTACGTGGTGACGCAGTTCCTGGGGGGCACGGGGCTGCTGATCGTGGTGTCGGTGAGCATGGATTTTCTGCAGCGTGTGGAGGCGAACCTTCTCATGCGGAACTATCAGGGATTCCTGGGCGGGGAGGACGGGTCGTCGGGGCCTCGTCTTCGCGGGCCGCGGGGGTAGTCGCGCGGGGCCGGGAGAGCGATGAGCAAGCAGGACGACAAGTTCACGTTTGAGGCGGTGGTGATCGAGGCGTTGCCGAACGCGATGTTCAAGGTGCGCCTGCCGAACGAGCAGAAGACCGAGGTGCTGGCGTACGTCTCGGGGAAGATGCGGATGAACTACATCCGGATCCTCCCCGGGGACCGGGTCACGGTGGAGATCAGCCCGTACGACCTGTCGAAGGCGCGGATCACGTTCCGGCACTAGGCGGCGCGCTGGGCCGGGCATGACTTTTTCCGGGAGCCCTCCTAGAGTGGAGGCCCGGCGGAGCAGGGTGGCGTCGTCGACGCCGGGTGGGCCGAAGGTGGCAGAGGTGGCGGCCGACGAGGCCGGGAAGGTGCACCGTGAAGGTTCGATCGAGCGTGAAGCGGATGTGCAACGGGTGCCAGGTGGTGCGGCGCAAGGGCAAGCTGCGCGTGATCTGCAAGGCGGACCCGAAGCACAAGCAGGTTCAGGGCTAATACACGGATCGGCGGGCCGAGCCGGCGTCCTGTCGTGGGCGCGGGGCGGTGCCGGTGTCGAGGAGGCTGACAGTGCCGCGCGTCGCAGGTATTGACATTCCGGACAAGAAGAAGGTGTTTTTCGCGCTGCAGTACATCCACGGCATCGGGCCGAAGGTGGCGGGCGAGATCCTGTCGCAGGCGAACGTGGACCCGGACCAGCGGGCGAGCGACGTGGACGAGCAGAAGCTCGCGCAGATCAACGCGATCATCGACCAGGGGTATCTGGTCGAGGGTGCGCTGCGTCGCCAGGTGCAGCAGAACATCCAGCGCCTGAAGGACATCAAGAGCTACCGCGGGGAGCGCCACCGCAAGGGGCTGCCGGTGCGCGGGCAGCGGACGCAGAGCAACGCCCGCACGCGCAAGGGCAAGAAGAAGACGGTGGCCGGCAAGAAGGGCGTCAAGGCGAAGTAATGAGCGAACGCGTTCCTTCGCCCGGTGCGGGCGGGGCGCGCGGAGTTCGGGGACGACCCATCGCGGGTCGGATGATCCGAGGAGACGTGCATGTCGAAGAAGGGCAAGGTCCGCAAGAACGTGGTGCGTGGCATCGTCCACATCCGGGCGACGCAGAACAACACGCTCGTCACGATCACGGACATGAACGGCGAGACCCTCTGCTGGGACTCCGCCGGGACGATCGGCTTCAAGGGTGCCCGCAAGAGCACCCCGTTCGCGGCGACGCGTGCGGCGGAGACGGCGGCGGGGAAGGCCCGCAAGATGGGGCTCTCCGAGGTCGAGATCCGCATCAAGGGCGCTGGCGCGGGGCGCGAGTCGGCGGTGAACGGGCTGGTGGCGGCCGGGCTGCGCGTGACGGCGGTCGAGGACCACACCCCCGTGCCCCACAACGGCTGTCGCCCCAAGAAGCGCCGGCGCGTGTAGCGTCCGGGGTGCGTCCGGGGTGCGGACGAAAACGAACTCTGCCCGCGCGGGGTCGGCCCGGCGGGTTCTGTCGGATGCGTGCGTGACGGCGTGCGAGACTGAAGAAGGGGCCCGCCAGCTCGGCATGGCGGTGTTCTCCGTGCACGACGCCGTCGGGTTCTGGAAGGACCTGGCCGAGTGTTGGAACTGAACTTATGACAACTCGTGTGCGCTGGCGCGGGATGGAACTTCCTACCCGGGTCGTGAGCGACCCTCGCTTCAAGAGCGAGACGTTCGGTCGGTTCGTGATCGAGCCGTTCGAGCGGGGCTTCGGCACCACCGTGGGCAACAGCCTGCGCCGCGTGCTGCTCAGCTCGCTCGAAGGGGCGGCGGTGACGTTCATCCGCATCAAGGGCGTCCAGCACGAGTTCTCGCCCCTCAAGGGCGTGATGGAAGACGTCACGGACATCGTCCTCAACGTCAAGAACCTCATCGTGAAGCTCGAGGGCGACGAGCCCAAGACCATGCGTCTGGCGGCCCGCGGGCCCGGCGAGGTGACGGCGGACATGATCCAGGCCGACACCGCCATCACGATCCTCAACAAGGACATGGTGATCGCCACGCTCACCGAGCCCATCGAGTTCGAGATGGACCTGACCGTGGCGAAGGGGCGCGGATACGTCCCGGCCAGCGAGCAGTACGCCGGCGCGGACGAGCAGGAGATCGGGGTCATCCACCTCGACTCGATCTACTCGCCCGTGCAGCGCGTCCGCTACAAGGTCGAGGAGACCCGCGTCGGCCAGCGCACGAACTACGACAAGTTGACCCTTGAAATCTGGACCAACGGGACGGTGGCGCCCGAGATGGCGCTGGTCGAGGCGGCCAAGATCTTCCGCAAGCACCTCAACCCCTTCGTTCAGTACTTCGACATCGGCGAGGAGCGCGTGAGCGAGGAGGCGGCCGCCGCGGCGTCGGTGGACGAGGAACTCATCCGCAAGCTCACGATGTCGATCAGCGAGCTCGACCTGTCGGTCCGGGCCAGCAACTGCCTGGAATCGGCGCGGATCGAGACCGTGGGGCAGCTCGTGACCCAGACGGACGCCGACCTGCTGAAGCTGCGTTCGTTCGGGCGGACGAGCCTGCGTGAGGTGAAGCGCAAGCTGCAGGACATCGGGCTCGACCTGGGGGTGCAGTTGCCCGAGGGGTTCACGGTGACCCCGCCGCAGGTGCCGACCGCGTAAGGAAATCCGACGGCGGGCGACGGCTCGCCTAGAATACAAGCTCCGCGCACGGGTGCACAGCCCTCGCGGAGCATTTCAGGCAAGCACATCGGCGCCGGGCCCGTCGGGGCGGCGTCGTGGGAGTGTGGATCATGCGTCACGGCAGGGCTGGGTACCGACTCGGGCGGAAGACGGCGCATCGCACGGCGATGCTGCGGAACATCGCGGCCGGGCTGTTCGAGCACGGGCAGATCGTCACGACGATCCCCAAGGCCAAGGCCGTGCAGCCCTTCGTCGAGAAGATCATCACCGACGCCAAGGCGCGCCTCCGGGCGACCAACCCCGAGGACGCGAAGCGTCTGGACGTGGCGGCGCGTCGCCGGGTGGCGGCGAAGCTCGGCGGCAACCGCCTGGGCTTCGACTGGCTGTACCTGCCCAAGAACGCGTCGGAAGGCGAGAAGGAGCACGTCCAGAAGCTCCGCGACCAGGCGTCGCAGTTCTTCGACCTGCCCGAGAGCAGCCAGGTCGAGCGCAACCGCTACGGCGAACTGCGCCGCGCCCCCAAGCTCGTGAAGCACGTGTTCGAGCGGATCGCCACTCGGTACGAGACCCGCAACGGCGGGTACACCCGCATCGTGAAGCTGGGGCGCCACCGCATCGGCGACGGTACCGAGCTGTGCGTCCTGCAGTTCGTCGGCTCCGAGGACGGGGCCGAGATCAGCGGCAATCCCTCGACCCGTCGGCGGCAGGCCGACCGGCGGACGGCCTACTACAAGAAGCTGCGGGACGCCAAGAAGGCGGCCGCGGGCACGGGTTCCCCGGGGGCGAACGCCTGATCTGTGCGGCTCGCGGAAGGTCCGAGAAAGCTGGCGTCGATCACGGGACCGTGATACCCTGATGCGGGAAGAGTTGGCCGCCGATCCGGGTTGTCCGGTAGGAACGGGCGGCGGGCTTGAGAGCACACGGGGAAAGCACCCCTCCAAGGAGCAGTGACCATGAAGCGTTTCGCGATGATCGTCGGTGTGGCGGCCCTGGCTGCCGTTGTCGGCTGCGCCTCGAACAAGTCCTCGACCGGCAGCGCCGGCGCGGTGGGCGAGAAGAAGTGCTGCAGCGAGAAAGCCTCCTGCACCACGACCGAGGGCAGCATGGGCACGGTCGGCACCGAGAAGAAGGGCTGCTGCGGCAGCAAGACCGAGGGCAGCATGGGCGCCGTCGGCACCGAGAAGAAGTCCTGCGGCGAGAAGACCTCCTGCGGCTCCAAGACCGAGGGCAGCATGGGCGTCGTCGGCGCCGAGAAGAAGTCGTGCAGCACCCCCTGCACCAAGCAGAACTGAGTTCCCCGTCCACGGGTGAACGATCGAACGGCCCGGCGGCCTCCCGCCGGGTTTTTTCGTTTTGGAGACCGCGGCTCGCCGCGGATACGCTCCGGGCGTGATCGCCGAAATCGATGCTCTCGAACGTGAGGCCCTGGAGCAGCTCGCGCACGCGGACGACAGCGGGGCGCTCGACACCTGGCGCCACCGGTACCTCGGGGCGAGCGGCCTGGTGAAGGCCGCGCTCGGGCGCCTCAAGGACGTACCCAAGGACCAGAAGCCGGCGGTGGGGCAGCGTCTCAATGCGCTGCGTGCCGCGCTCGAGGGCGCGTACGCCCAGCGGCGTGCGCTGATCCCCGAGCGCGACGACTCGGAGAAGCCGGACATCACCGAGCCGGGGATCGTCGAGACGCACGAGCTGGGGCGGCGTCACGTGATCTCGCGCGTGCGCGAGGAGCTGGTCGAGGTGTTCGGGCGAATGGGGTTCGAGGTCGCCGAAGGGCCCGAGCTCGAGGACGACGAGCACAACTTCGTCAAGCTGAACATCCCGCCCGGGCACCCGGCGCGCGACCCGGCCGACAACTTCTACGTCGACGATCCGCGGACCAACCCGTGCCCGCGGATGCTGCGCTCGCAGACCAGCACGGTGCAGGTGCGCGTGATGGAAGCGGCGGTGGCGGCGGGTGGCGGCACGCTGCGGGCGCCCATCCGGATCATCTCGCCGGGGCGCGTGTACCGCCCGGACACGGTCGACGCGACGC of the Planctomycetota bacterium genome contains:
- the rplO gene encoding 50S ribosomal protein L15; the encoded protein is MMIHDITALAGKWKNRKRVGRGEGSGHGKQSGRGHKGAGSRSGYAAKLGHEGGQMPYFRRLPKFGFTNAPFKTHFWAVNLGDIVGHPNFAKGGDVTIEALIGAGLVRDTSRDLKILGNIAGDKPLGVKLAVTAARVTAPAKKRVLEAGGTVTETGTRRDRVRGIDLTSEDRTPKNLTKKLKRGSKAKAGAPAAAGKGEEGAADAKAAKGEKPAKPAKGAAGGEKND
- the secY gene encoding preprotein translocase subunit SecY — protein: MLTTLLNVFKVQELRNKVLFTLSMLLVFRIGHWIPLPGINDEALAELFKGGESDNPLTKIASFVSIFSGGQLQQSTIFGLGIMPYITASIIFQLLSTALPQLKKLQEEGPTGRQKIMEYTRYVTVLLCIVQGTGWLTYIGRSSEGLIHPMFFNNPLWWVMAVATLTAGTLFLMWLGEQIDKHGIGNGASMIIMAGILSGMPQAVRTVAASFDPKDPQAIGFMGLILLAAGFVGVVAGAVLMTVAQRRIPVQQAKHTRGRKVFGGQKSYLPLRINHGGVMPIVFASSLMIFPTVIFGQINAMASTSSSGLFQDVALFFDRNFHPGGYLYVLVYIAMVYFFSYFWITVQFNPEEMSKQLKDHGSFIPGLRPGPRTAEYLETVMGRVTFVGAAFLSVVAVLPTVVNQAVGIDYVVTQFLGGTGLLIVVSVSMDFLQRVEANLLMRNYQGFLGGEDGSSGPRLRGPRG
- the infA gene encoding translation initiation factor IF-1, with protein sequence MSKQDDKFTFEAVVIEALPNAMFKVRLPNEQKTEVLAYVSGKMRMNYIRILPGDRVTVEISPYDLSKARITFRH
- the rpmJ gene encoding 50S ribosomal protein L36; the encoded protein is MKVRSSVKRMCNGCQVVRRKGKLRVICKADPKHKQVQG
- the rpsM gene encoding 30S ribosomal protein S13 produces the protein MPRVAGIDIPDKKKVFFALQYIHGIGPKVAGEILSQANVDPDQRASDVDEQKLAQINAIIDQGYLVEGALRRQVQQNIQRLKDIKSYRGERHRKGLPVRGQRTQSNARTRKGKKKTVAGKKGVKAK
- the rpsK gene encoding 30S ribosomal protein S11, yielding MSKKGKVRKNVVRGIVHIRATQNNTLVTITDMNGETLCWDSAGTIGFKGARKSTPFAATRAAETAAGKARKMGLSEVEIRIKGAGAGRESAVNGLVAAGLRVTAVEDHTPVPHNGCRPKKRRRV
- a CDS encoding DNA-directed RNA polymerase subunit alpha, coding for MELPTRVVSDPRFKSETFGRFVIEPFERGFGTTVGNSLRRVLLSSLEGAAVTFIRIKGVQHEFSPLKGVMEDVTDIVLNVKNLIVKLEGDEPKTMRLAARGPGEVTADMIQADTAITILNKDMVIATLTEPIEFEMDLTVAKGRGYVPASEQYAGADEQEIGVIHLDSIYSPVQRVRYKVEETRVGQRTNYDKLTLEIWTNGTVAPEMALVEAAKIFRKHLNPFVQYFDIGEERVSEEAAAAASVDEELIRKLTMSISELDLSVRASNCLESARIETVGQLVTQTDADLLKLRSFGRTSLREVKRKLQDIGLDLGVQLPEGFTVTPPQVPTA
- the rplQ gene encoding 50S ribosomal protein L17 translates to MRHGRAGYRLGRKTAHRTAMLRNIAAGLFEHGQIVTTIPKAKAVQPFVEKIITDAKARLRATNPEDAKRLDVAARRRVAAKLGGNRLGFDWLYLPKNASEGEKEHVQKLRDQASQFFDLPESSQVERNRYGELRRAPKLVKHVFERIATRYETRNGGYTRIVKLGRHRIGDGTELCVLQFVGSEDGAEISGNPSTRRRQADRRTAYYKKLRDAKKAAAGTGSPGANA
- the pheS gene encoding phenylalanine--tRNA ligase subunit alpha, encoding MIAEIDALEREALEQLAHADDSGALDTWRHRYLGASGLVKAALGRLKDVPKDQKPAVGQRLNALRAALEGAYAQRRALIPERDDSEKPDITEPGIVETHELGRRHVISRVREELVEVFGRMGFEVAEGPELEDDEHNFVKLNIPPGHPARDPADNFYVDDPRTNPCPRMLRSQTSTVQVRVMEAAVAAGGGTLRAPIRIISPGRVYRPDTVDATHSFMFHQIEGLAVDRGLSMADLTTTLFQFCRAYFGEGAQIRFTPTFYPFTEPSAQFEIFVSLTPGAPPRWIELGGCGMVDPNVFESCGVDSEEWTGFAFGFGVERLAMSKYKIPDIRLLFENDLRFLRQV